Below is a genomic region from Cellulomonas sp. P24.
GGTCCACGAGGTGGGAGGCTCGGCGGACGCCGTCCGTGTGGCCGCCGCCTGGCGGGAGGCGTCGGAGCAGTGGGCATGACGTCAGGTATGGCACGAGAGGCACACGCATGAACGCGGCGTCGGCAGGACACACGGGATCAGCGCTCGACAGCGCCGGTCGTCAGCTCGACCAGATCCGCCTCGTCGGGATCTCCGCAGTCGGCCACCACGGGGTGTTCGAGCACGAGCGTCGCGAGGGGCAGGTCTTCCGGGCCGACGTGGTCGCCCACCTCGACACCCGGCGCGCCGCGGCGACCGACGACCTCGCGCACACCCTGCACTACGGCGTGCTGGCCGAGCAGATCGCGGGCGTCCTCTCGGGAGAGCCTGCCGACCTGATCGAGACGGTCGCCGAGCGGATCGCCGCGACCGTGCTCGCGCACACCCAGGTCGTGGCGGTGGACGTCGCGGTGCACAAGCCGCAGGCGCCGTTGACCGTCCCGTTCGACGACGTCGTGGTGAGCATCCGGCGTGATCGCAGCAAGCTCCCGGCCGCGGAGCCGTGGGCCCCGGCGCCGATCACCACCGGCTCGACCGCACGCGTCTCGACCGCACCGACGCCGACCGCGGTGCTCCCGGTCGTCGAGGCCGCGTCCGAGCGGGTGGCGGCCGCGCCGGTCGTCGTGGCCGCCCAGGCTCTCGGCACGGTGCCGTTCGCGGAGGTCCCGACCTCGGCGTCGACGCCGGAACCGACCCGGGAGCCGAACCCGGAACCGATGCCGGTGCCGACCCCGGAACCTGCTCCGGAACCGGCCACGCACGTGTCGGTCGCCGACGTCCTCGACGAGCTCCCGGCGGCCCCGACGGAGGTCGTCCTCGCCCTCGGCTCCAACCTCGGGACGCCGCAGGAGACCCTGCGGCAGGCGGTCGCGGCGCTCGCGGAGGTCCCCGGTCTCGAGGTGGTCAAGGTGTCGCCGCTCGCGCGCTCGGCGCCGGTCGGTGGCCCCGAGCAGCCGGACTTCCTCAACGCGGTCGTGATCGCGCGGACGACCCTCGCCCCTCGGGCGCTGCTGCGGGCCACGCAGGCCATCGAGGCGGCCCACGACCGGCGACGGGACGAGCACTGGGGCCCGCGGACCCTCGACATCGACCTCATCGTGTACGGGTCGATCCTCGCCGTGACGGACGACCTCGAGCTCCCGCACCCGCGCGCCCACGAGCGTGCGTTCGTGCTCCAGCCGTGGGCGCAGATCGCGCCCGACGCCGTGCTCCCCGGTCTCGGCGGCGGACCGGTCGCCGCGCTGGCGGCCACCGCGCCGGACCTCAGCGGCATCCGATGGCTCGCACTCGACTGGCTCGTCCCGCCGGCCGAGCACCCGGCTCCCGAGGCGCAGGAGCCCGAGCCGCCCGCAGAGAGCCGCCCGGGGCCCCCGGCACCGGTGTGGGTCCCGCGAACGCCCCCGACGTCGAACGGCGGCTCGCCGACGTCCTGGATCCCGTGATGCAGCGCACGCGTTGGCAGACGCTGCTGACCGTCGCGGCGACCACGGCGGCGCTGGGCTGGCTGGTGCTCAGGCTGCTGGACCGGGTGGCGGTCGAGCCCCCGCCTGTCCCCTGGCTCGTGTGCCTCGTCATGCTCGTGATCGCCGGTGTGGTGTTCACGATGGGCTGGCAGGTGCGGCAGTTCCTCGGCGGCAAGCGACCGCAGCTGAACCCGATCCGTGCCGCACGGACGGCCGTCCTGGCGAAGGCCTCCTGCTACACGGGCGCGCTGCTCGCCGGCTGGTACCTCTCGCAGGTGCTCGCGGTGCTCGGAGACCTCTCGATCACCTCGCAGCGTGAGCGTGCCCAGGCGGCCGGTCTCGCTGCTCTGACGGCGATCCTGATGGCGGTCGTCGGGCTCGTCGTGGAGTGGTTCTGCCGGGTCCCGCCGCCCGAGGAGCCCGAGAAGGAGCCACCCGGACCGGAGCAGGCGGCCCGTTGAGCGATGGGAGACTAGGGGACATGTCCCTCCCGCCACGTGGCCCGTTCGACCCCGACGACGTCGTCTGGAACCCGGTCTCGACCAGGCTCGCGTCGGCGCGGCTCGTGGTCGCCTGGATCATCGTGCTCGTGGCGCTCGTCCCGACGATCGTGCTGGGGTTCGCGGTCGGTGCCGTGTGGTCGTGGATCCCGGCGGTCGTCGTGCTCCTGGCCGCCGTCTGGGTCACGCTCCTCATCCCGCGTCAGGTCCGGGCGATCGGTTACGCGGAACGGGCCGACGACCTCCTCGTGCGTCGCGGGATCATGCTGCGCCGGCTCGTCGTCGTGCCCTACGGGCGGATGCAGTACGTGGACGTGCAGGCCGGCCCGATCGCCCGCCGGTTCGGGGTGGCGTCCGTGCAGCTGCACACCGCGTCGGTCGCGACCGAGGCCTCGATCCCGGGCCTGCGACCCGACGAGGCGGACCGGCTTCGCGACCAGCTCGCGTCGCGCGGCGAGGCGAGGCTGGCCGGGCTGTGACCCCTGCACCCCGCTCCCCGGGCGCCGGGGCGGTGTCATCGGACCAGGCCGACGTCGTCGCGCCGACGGATGAGGCCGTCTGGCGTCGGATGCACCCGATCACGCCCGTGCTCAAGGGCTGGCAGGTCATCGCGGTCCTCCTGGTGATCGGGACCAACCAGGTCGGTGACAACGTCGTGAACGCCCAGCGCTTCCTCACCGACGGGGGATGGCGGTGGGCCCTGCTGGTGCTTGCGGCGACGGCCGTGGTCGGTGGGGCATGGGCGTCGCTCGCGTGGCGGATGACCAGCTACGCGGTCGACGACCGGGCGGTCCACCTGCGCACCGGGATCCTCGTGCGTCAGCGGCGCCAGGCGCGTCTCGACCGCCTGCAGGCCGTCGACGTGGTCAAGCCGTTCCTCGGCAGGATCTTCGGTCTGGCGAAGCTGACCCTCGAGGTCGCCGGTGGAGCCGGGTCGGCCGTCGAGCTCGCCTTCCTCAAGGAGAGCGAGGCCGAGGCCCTGCGGGCCGAGCTGCTGGCCCGGGCCGCGGGCCTGCACCAGGAGGTGGGGGACGACCCGGCCCCGGTCGCGCCGGAGCAGCAGGTGTTCGAGCTCGCGCCGACCCGGCTCATCGGGTCGCTGCTGCTGTCGGGCACGACGTTCGTGCTGGTGCCGGCGCTGATCGGGCTGACGATCTGGGCAGCGAGCGTCCACGAGGTCGGGCCGGTGGTCGCGATGCTCCCGGCCGTCCTCGGCGTGGGCTCGGCCCTGTGGTCGCGCTTCGCCCGCGAGTTCGGTTTTCGCGCCGCGATCTCCCCGGACGGCATCCGGCTGCGTCACGGGCTGCTCGAGCAGCGCGCCCAGACGGTCCCGCCGGGGCGGGTGCAGGCTGTCCGCGTCACGCAGGGGCCGTTGTGGCGGACGCGGGACTGGTGGCGGGTGCAGATCAACGTCGCGGGCTACGGGATCGGCCAGGGGGCGGAGAACGCGAACGTGCTGCTTCCGGTCGGGAGCCGGTCCGAGGCGTTGCATGCGATCTGGCTCGTGCTGCCGGACCTCGGGGTGCCCGACCCGCGGGAGACGCTGGACGCCGGGCTCTCCGGCTCGGGGACGGACCGCGGCTTCCTCACGATGCCGCGTCGCTCGCGGTGGCTCGACCCGTGGGGCTGGCGGCGTCGTGGTGTCCTGGTGACGGACCGCGCCCTGCTGATCAGGTCGGGGTGGTTCGTGCGTCACCTGGTGCTCGTCCCGCACGAGCGGACGCAGTCGCTGGCACTCCAGCAGGGGCCGTGGCAACGTGCGCTCGGGGTCTCCTCGCTGACCGTCCACTCGACGCCGGGCCCGGTCACGCCGGTGATCGCCCACCTGGACGCGGCCGACGCGACGCGCCTGCTCACCGAGCAGGCGGACCGCGCGCGGGCCGCCCGGGCGACCGCCGGTCCCGAGCAGTGGATGTCCCGGCCGACGGGCGGGGCGGTCGAGCATGGCTGAACCGGCACGTGCACCGTCGCGGCCCGGTCGGCTCGACGTCGGGGTGGTCGGCGCGGGGCGCGTGGGTGCGGTGATCGGCAACGCCCTTCGGGGCGCCGGCCACGTCGTCGTCGGGGCGAGCGGCATCTCGGCGAGCTCCCGTGAACGGATCGACACGCTGCTGCCCGGTGTCCCGGCCCTCGAGGTGCCTGACGTCGTGGCGCGCGCGGACCTGGTGCTGCTCGCGGTCCCCGACGACGCGCTGGCCCCCCCTCGTCGCGGGCCTCGCGGAGGTCGGGGCCTGGCAGGCGGGGCAGATCGTCGTGCACACGTCGGGCCGCTACGGCACGGACGTCCTCGAGCCGGCTCGGCGATCGGGGGCGATCCCGCTCGCGATCCACCCGGCGATGACCTTCACCGGGACCTCGCTCGACCTCGCCCGGCTGGTCGGGTGCACCTTCGCGGTGACCGGGCCGGCACCGGTGCTGCCGATCGGGCAGGCGCTGGTCGTCGAGATCGGCGGTGAGCCCGTCGTGGTGGCCGAGCAGCATCGACCGCTGTACCACGCGGCCCTCGCACACGGTGCGAACCACCTGGTCGTGCTCGTGTCGCAGGCCGCCCAGGCTCTCGCCGCCGCGGGCATCGACGAGCCCGGGCGGGTCCTCGCACCGCTGCTGACCGCGGCGCTCGACGGAGCGCTCCGCTCCGGTGACCAGGCGGTGCGGACGATGACCGGTCCGGTCCCTCGCGGTGACGCCGGCACCGTCCGCGACCACGTCCGCGTGCTCACGGAGTTCGGGGTGCACGAGGGTGCCCTCGACGTCGTGGAGACGTACCGGGTCCTGGCCCGGTCCGGGACGCGGCGCGTGCTCGCAGCGGGCCTGCTCGGACCCGAGGCCGCCGTTGCCCTGCTCGACGCCGTGTCGGGCGTCGCAGATCCGCACGACACGAAGGACGACGACTCATGACGCAGACCGGACGCACCGGTCGACCGGTGCTCGCCACGACCCGTGACGAGCTCGCCGCAGCTCTCACCCCCGCCACGGCGACTCCTGCCTCCGGCGGGCTCGTGCCCGCCGGTCCGAGGCGCGCGGTGGTCATGACGATGGGCGCGTTGCACGCGGGCCACCTCGCCCTGGTGAACCGTGCACGGGAGCTCGCCGACCAGGTCGTCGTGACGATCTTCGTGAACCCCCTGCAGTTCGGGCCGACCGAGGACCTGGACCGCTACCCGCGCGACCTCGACGGAGACCTCGAGCTGCTCGCGGCGGCCGGGGTCGACGTGGTGTTCGCCCCGACGGTCGACGTCATGTACCCGGACGGTGACCCGCTGGTCACGGTGGGGGCCGGGATCTTCGGCGAGGTCCTCGAGGGTGCGGCGCGCCCGGGCCACCTCGACGGTGTCCTGACCGTCGTGCTGAAGCTGCTGCACCTGGTCCGTCCGGACGTCGCGCTGTTCGGCCAGAAGGACGCCCAGCAGCTCATGGCCGTCCGGCGCATGGTGCACGACCTCGACGTCCCGGTGCGGATCGAGGCCGTGCCCACGGTGCGTGACACCGACGGGCTGGCGCTCTCGTCGCGGAACGCGTTCCTCAGCCCCGAGGACAGACGGCGGGCGTGCGGCCTGTCCGCCGCGCTGTTCGCCGGGGCGGCCCGCGCGGGGAACGGTGCCGGCGCGGTGCGGGACGCCGCTGCCGACGTCCTCCGGGAGCGCGGTCTGGAGGTCGAGTACCTGGCCCTCGTCGACCCCGAGACGGTGGCCGAGGTGGGTGACCACCACACGGGCGCAGCGGTGCTCGCACTGGCGGCGCGAGTAGGGTCCACCAGGTTGATCGACAACGTGCCGTTGACCCTCGGATGACGGGGCCGCGCACGAGGCGGCCGGAGAGGCCACGAGGCGGCCGGAGCGGCCGGGGAGCGAGGGACACCGGATGACCACGCTGCAACGTCCGATGATGATCGGCAAGATCCACCGGGCCACGGTGACCCGGTCGGACCTGCACTACGTCGGCTCCGTGACGGTCGACGCCGACCTCCTCGACGCGGCGGACCTGCTGCCGGGGCAGCAGGTCGACATCGTCGACGTCACCAACGGTGCCCGGCTGACGACCTACGCGATCGCGGGCGAGCGCGGTGCAGGGCAGATCTGCGTGAACGGCGCCGCGGCGCACCTCGTCCACCCGGGCGACGTCGTGATCCTCATCGCGTACGGGCTCCTCGCCGACGCCGAGGCGCGCACCTACGAGCCGCGGGTGGTCTTCGTCGATCGCGCCAACCGGATCGTGGACGTCTCCGCCGAGGCCGGACAGGTCCCGGACGCGGCCGAGGGACTCCTGCCCAGCGGTCTCCCGCTCGCGGCGTCGCGCGCGTGACCGGCATCGCGGGGATGCCGGCCGCCCGCACGGTCGATGCGGCGATCGACGCGGCCTGGGGCGGGACCATGTCGCCGCCGCCGCCGCCGTCGGCCCCACGGCTCCACCTCGCGACCCGCCTCGCGGCGCCCGAGCCGGGCTGGACGGTGGAGGCGGACGTCGTGGTCGTCGGGTCGGGTGTCGCGGGCCTGACGGCCGCCCTCGAGCTGCGGACCCGCGTCCCACGGGTGCTCCTCGTGACCAAGGGCGAGCTGTCGTCCGGGTCGACGGTCTGGGCCCAGGGGGGGATCGCCGCGGCGCTGGACCCGTCGGACTCGCCCGCCGCGCACCTCGCCGACACGCTCGTGGCCGGCGCCGGCCTGTGCGACCCGCGCGCGGTCGAGGTCCTCGTCACGGAGGGGCCGGCCCGCGTGCGCGAGCTCGTGGCACGTGGGGCGAACTTCGACCTGGACGTGGAGGGCGAGATCGCCCTGACCCGCGAGGGCGGTCACCACGCCGACCGGATCGCCCACGCGGGCGGCGACGCGACCGGTGCGGAGATCTCCCGGGCGCTGGTCGCCCAGCTCGAGGCGGTCCGCAACGACCCGGGGATCGAGATCATCGAGCACGCCCTCGTGCTCGACATCCTCACGTCCGCGCCCGACGAGGACGGCCGACCGGGTGCCGCCTGCGGCGTGACGCTGCACGTCATCGGAGCGGGATCGCGCGACGGGGTCGGCGCGGCGCTCGGACGAGCGGTCGTGCTCGCGACGGGGGGCATCGGGCAGGTCTTCCGCTCGTCGACCAACCCCGTCCAGGCGACCGGTGACGGGATCGCGGCTGCGCTCCGCGCCGGGGCGACGGTGGCGGACCTCGAGTTCGTGCAGTTCCACCCGACGGTGCTGTGGCTCGGGTCCGGGGTGCGGGGCCAGCTGACGCTGGTCTCCGAGGCGGTGCGGGGCGAGGGCGCGTACCTCCTGGACACCGACGGCGCCAGGTTCATGCCGGCCGTGCACCCGATGGCGGAGCTCGCCCCCCGGGACGTCGTCGCGCATGCGATCGTCCGGCAGATGGCACGGACGGGTTCGGACCACGTCTGGCTCGATGCCCGTCACCTGGGTGCGGACTTCCTGCGTCGACGGTTCCCGACGATCACCGAGAGGCTCGCGGACAACGGCATCGACTGGACCACGGACCTGGTCCCGGTCGCACCGGCGCAGCACTACCACTCCGGGGGAGTCGTCACCGACCTGGCAGGCCGGTCGAGCCTGC
It encodes:
- the folK gene encoding 2-amino-4-hydroxy-6-hydroxymethyldihydropteridine diphosphokinase; the protein is MNAASAGHTGSALDSAGRQLDQIRLVGISAVGHHGVFEHERREGQVFRADVVAHLDTRRAAATDDLAHTLHYGVLAEQIAGVLSGEPADLIETVAERIAATVLAHTQVVAVDVAVHKPQAPLTVPFDDVVVSIRRDRSKLPAAEPWAPAPITTGSTARVSTAPTPTAVLPVVEAASERVAAAPVVVAAQALGTVPFAEVPTSASTPEPTREPNPEPMPVPTPEPAPEPATHVSVADVLDELPAAPTEVVLALGSNLGTPQETLRQAVAALAEVPGLEVVKVSPLARSAPVGGPEQPDFLNAVVIARTTLAPRALLRATQAIEAAHDRRRDEHWGPRTLDIDLIVYGSILAVTDDLELPHPRAHERAFVLQPWAQIAPDAVLPGLGGGPVAALAATAPDLSGIRWLALDWLVPPAEHPAPEAQEPEPPAESRPGPPAPVWVPRTPPTSNGGSPTSWIP
- a CDS encoding DUF3180 domain-containing protein, which gives rise to MQRTRWQTLLTVAATTAALGWLVLRLLDRVAVEPPPVPWLVCLVMLVIAGVVFTMGWQVRQFLGGKRPQLNPIRAARTAVLAKASCYTGALLAGWYLSQVLAVLGDLSITSQRERAQAAGLAALTAILMAVVGLVVEWFCRVPPPEEPEKEPPGPEQAAR
- a CDS encoding PH domain-containing protein, with the translated sequence MSLPPRGPFDPDDVVWNPVSTRLASARLVVAWIIVLVALVPTIVLGFAVGAVWSWIPAVVVLLAAVWVTLLIPRQVRAIGYAERADDLLVRRGIMLRRLVVVPYGRMQYVDVQAGPIARRFGVASVQLHTASVATEASIPGLRPDEADRLRDQLASRGEARLAGL
- a CDS encoding PH domain-containing protein, with product MTPAPRSPGAGAVSSDQADVVAPTDEAVWRRMHPITPVLKGWQVIAVLLVIGTNQVGDNVVNAQRFLTDGGWRWALLVLAATAVVGGAWASLAWRMTSYAVDDRAVHLRTGILVRQRRQARLDRLQAVDVVKPFLGRIFGLAKLTLEVAGGAGSAVELAFLKESEAEALRAELLARAAGLHQEVGDDPAPVAPEQQVFELAPTRLIGSLLLSGTTFVLVPALIGLTIWAASVHEVGPVVAMLPAVLGVGSALWSRFAREFGFRAAISPDGIRLRHGLLEQRAQTVPPGRVQAVRVTQGPLWRTRDWWRVQINVAGYGIGQGAENANVLLPVGSRSEALHAIWLVLPDLGVPDPRETLDAGLSGSGTDRGFLTMPRRSRWLDPWGWRRRGVLVTDRALLIRSGWFVRHLVLVPHERTQSLALQQGPWQRALGVSSLTVHSTPGPVTPVIAHLDAADATRLLTEQADRARAARATAGPEQWMSRPTGGAVEHG
- the panC gene encoding pantoate--beta-alanine ligase, whose translation is MTQTGRTGRPVLATTRDELAAALTPATATPASGGLVPAGPRRAVVMTMGALHAGHLALVNRARELADQVVVTIFVNPLQFGPTEDLDRYPRDLDGDLELLAAAGVDVVFAPTVDVMYPDGDPLVTVGAGIFGEVLEGAARPGHLDGVLTVVLKLLHLVRPDVALFGQKDAQQLMAVRRMVHDLDVPVRIEAVPTVRDTDGLALSSRNAFLSPEDRRRACGLSAALFAGAARAGNGAGAVRDAAADVLRERGLEVEYLALVDPETVAEVGDHHTGAAVLALAARVGSTRLIDNVPLTLG
- the panD gene encoding aspartate 1-decarboxylase; protein product: MTTLQRPMMIGKIHRATVTRSDLHYVGSVTVDADLLDAADLLPGQQVDIVDVTNGARLTTYAIAGERGAGQICVNGAAAHLVHPGDVVILIAYGLLADAEARTYEPRVVFVDRANRIVDVSAEAGQVPDAAEGLLPSGLPLAASRA
- a CDS encoding L-aspartate oxidase, coding for MSPPPPPSAPRLHLATRLAAPEPGWTVEADVVVVGSGVAGLTAALELRTRVPRVLLVTKGELSSGSTVWAQGGIAAALDPSDSPAAHLADTLVAGAGLCDPRAVEVLVTEGPARVRELVARGANFDLDVEGEIALTREGGHHADRIAHAGGDATGAEISRALVAQLEAVRNDPGIEIIEHALVLDILTSAPDEDGRPGAACGVTLHVIGAGSRDGVGAALGRAVVLATGGIGQVFRSSTNPVQATGDGIAAALRAGATVADLEFVQFHPTVLWLGSGVRGQLTLVSEAVRGEGAYLLDTDGARFMPAVHPMAELAPRDVVAHAIVRQMARTGSDHVWLDARHLGADFLRRRFPTITERLADNGIDWTTDLVPVAPAQHYHSGGVVTDLAGRSSLRGLYAAGEVACTGVHGANRLASNSLVEGLVFAHRAARDIVARVASGELVSRDAVTRPGPSALVAAASRSRVQRIASEGPGVIRSAEGLTAAAEKLAAVRTDADLALDVVAVPQTAEWETTNVHQVASVLTQAALAREESRGGHFRVDFPEPDEAWRLRLNVRLDPDGRLEVVPAPLD